In the genome of Eggerthella sp. YY7918, one region contains:
- a CDS encoding TetR/AcrR family transcriptional regulator, whose translation MTLHDRTKALLADTLRMMMEQRKLADIRIGEICEKAEVSRSTFYYHFQDKYDLLAWIVDKIFLPHDSNFAFTDPDARANVYETVKNDARFFKMVYSDPGISELAGHLVEYDVAFYEKLAKNALGVSELTQEQAFSLKMFVYGGIYTSRDWVLNGFKIEPAVMSNMMTACMPAWLLEVVSKVQTGNDKQITN comes from the coding sequence ATGACGTTGCATGATCGAACAAAAGCGCTTTTAGCAGATACTCTTCGCATGATGATGGAGCAGAGGAAACTAGCTGACATCCGCATTGGAGAAATATGCGAAAAAGCTGAAGTGAGCCGCAGTACCTTCTATTATCACTTTCAAGACAAGTACGATCTTCTGGCCTGGATTGTGGACAAAATATTCTTGCCGCATGATTCCAATTTTGCTTTTACCGATCCGGATGCACGCGCAAACGTTTATGAAACCGTGAAGAACGATGCGCGTTTCTTCAAAATGGTCTATTCGGACCCAGGAATAAGTGAATTAGCTGGACACCTCGTAGAGTATGACGTGGCATTCTATGAAAAGCTCGCAAAGAACGCACTTGGCGTAAGCGAGTTAACCCAAGAGCAAGCGTTTTCTTTAAAAATGTTCGTGTATGGGGGCATTTACACATCGCGTGATTGGGTGCTCAACGGCTTCAAGATCGAACCTGCTGTTATGTCGAACATGATGACGGCCTGCATGCCCGCATGGCTTCTTGAAGTAGTCTCAAAGGTACAAACTGGCAATGACAAACAGATCACTAACTAG